The Cuculus canorus isolate bCucCan1 chromosome 5, bCucCan1.pri, whole genome shotgun sequence genome window below encodes:
- the LBHD2 gene encoding LBH domain-containing protein 2, translated as MTEVMNTREPAMEEFALSQTPEEEGGSSSQAFPDSREKYPKLSKRLPSIVVEPTESGEVESGELRWPPDDLKSAEDKGLHGDQRVCVQQQHQQMDLEDTLAHPGQEVEDSTDTLESRTEEDE; from the exons ATGACAGAGGTGATGAACACACGGGAACCAGCGATGGAGGAATTTGCACTCAGCCAGACTCCCGAAGAAGAAGGAGGCTCTTCAAGCCAG GCCTTCCCAGACTCACGTGAGAAGTACCCCAAGCTGTCCAAAAGACTGCCATCGATCGTGGTGGAGCCAACTGAGTCGGGGGAGGTGGAAAGCGGGGAGCTGCGCTGGCCTCCTGATGACCTGAAATCAGCAGAAGACAAGGGTCTTCATGGTGACCAAAGAGTCTGtgtccagcagcagcatcagcagaTGGATCTGGAAG ATACTTTAGCACATCCAGGTCAAGAAGTGGAAGACAGTACAGATACTCTGGAAAGCAGAACTGAAGAGGATGAGTAG